From one Streptomyces chromofuscus genomic stretch:
- a CDS encoding HAD domain-containing protein produces MLLFLDIDGTLLPFGSANPYPVYETPSGRGAAHPLLNRVDPALGPRLLALGCELVWATSWQDEANEVMAPWLGLPPLPVVDWPEGVEPFGPLHWKTRPLVAWAAGRPFVWVDDEITAADRDWVAAHHPGRALPHRVDHRVGLTDADFAVLAGWVGAG; encoded by the coding sequence ATGCTCCTCTTCCTGGATATCGACGGGACGCTGCTCCCGTTCGGGTCGGCGAATCCGTATCCGGTGTACGAGACGCCCTCCGGGCGGGGCGCCGCCCACCCGCTGCTGAACAGGGTCGATCCGGCCCTCGGGCCCCGACTGCTGGCGCTGGGCTGCGAGTTGGTGTGGGCCACCTCCTGGCAGGACGAGGCGAACGAGGTCATGGCGCCCTGGCTCGGCCTGCCCCCGCTGCCGGTCGTGGACTGGCCGGAGGGGGTGGAACCGTTCGGCCCGCTGCACTGGAAGACCCGGCCGCTCGTGGCCTGGGCGGCGGGCCGGCCCTTCGTCTGGGTCGACGACGAGATCACCGCGGCCGACCGGGACTGGGTGGCCGCGCACCACCCCGGACGAGCCCTGCCACATCGTGTGGACCACCGGGTGGGGCTCACGGACGCGGACTTCGCCGTGCTGGCGGGGTGGGTGGGCGCCGGCTGA
- a CDS encoding aminoglycoside phosphotransferase family protein: MGAPPHPRTAQGERSPDAAVTEFVAYAEAHGQMISGHHNRNYLVPLPGKLASLLNREAGTPVTVRVRRSDALPVVIRTWQDEAQILDAIRGVLPHVPQCLAQGDGFALHSFVEGVPLSSVCGNDKPVDALLIRELARLVAQTAQVRRGALPPLPGHWPGNDTDSQAFLRTLVHLADRQIRQPNWTAFGGLFKALGIPEDALLRLGERVPAMARRPYSLLHADLHRDNLIVSYDGDPPLICVDWELASYGDPLHDLATHLVRMRYPSFQWDEVIDAWAEAMGAVRPSAVNGLAKDLRHYIDFEHAQSVYPDVMRAVDGLEDSFDQKSLDDATAAVHRALTSAADPLRLSNLPGPSEIESILYRWRASRRGRGRVPRAFHWEPDERVPERPDFPREAVAEALREEGAAPAGRVFKGTAHLNSVVLVDGVDFPVVVRRKRANVNPREPRYLSEHAVLSAIEESRIQVAAPRALALGRDHEGEHFTIHTYVGSHDIDEPPQHPVHGLLPREADGLVDQLCELSKVDYKRVDPLAGEGAFHSWLCESLVTLVRDLPPELRRLARELGLPEASRLSEILARNEVTRRKPALLHGDLNPWNLVRRHDRLALTIIDWEMALVGDPLYDLVRHMHLTRTRPEIRDRMFRRWESRLDPEYTREWRRDWRVYRWIEIVRSAYVDLDRLVTGASLDAPNVRRAVDSYAMTLEAATGSLGLPKANPLLVSALAGPGRRRRPGTGP; the protein is encoded by the coding sequence GTGGGCGCACCTCCTCATCCTCGTACCGCCCAGGGGGAGCGCTCGCCCGACGCCGCCGTCACGGAGTTCGTGGCCTACGCCGAGGCGCACGGGCAGATGATCAGCGGGCACCACAACCGCAACTACCTGGTCCCGCTGCCGGGGAAGCTGGCGTCCCTGCTGAACCGCGAGGCCGGCACGCCGGTGACCGTACGGGTCCGGCGCAGCGACGCGCTGCCCGTGGTGATCAGGACCTGGCAGGACGAGGCGCAGATCCTCGATGCCATTCGGGGGGTCCTGCCGCACGTGCCTCAGTGCCTGGCCCAGGGCGACGGCTTCGCCCTCCACAGCTTTGTGGAGGGTGTCCCCCTGTCCAGCGTCTGCGGCAACGACAAGCCGGTCGACGCGCTGCTGATAAGAGAGCTGGCCCGGCTGGTCGCCCAGACGGCTCAGGTGCGGCGCGGAGCGCTGCCGCCCCTGCCGGGGCACTGGCCCGGCAACGACACGGACAGCCAGGCCTTCCTCCGGACCCTCGTCCACCTCGCGGACCGGCAGATCCGGCAGCCCAATTGGACTGCCTTCGGTGGACTGTTCAAGGCCCTCGGCATCCCGGAGGACGCCCTGCTCCGGTTGGGTGAGCGGGTGCCGGCCATGGCGCGGCGGCCGTACAGCCTGCTGCACGCGGACCTCCACCGGGACAACCTGATCGTGTCGTACGACGGGGATCCGCCGCTCATCTGCGTCGACTGGGAACTGGCCAGCTACGGCGACCCGCTGCACGATCTCGCGACCCACCTCGTGCGCATGCGGTACCCGTCCTTCCAGTGGGACGAGGTGATCGACGCGTGGGCCGAGGCCATGGGGGCGGTCCGCCCGTCGGCCGTCAACGGCCTGGCCAAGGACCTGCGCCACTACATCGACTTCGAACATGCGCAGTCCGTCTATCCGGACGTGATGCGTGCCGTGGACGGGCTCGAGGATTCGTTCGACCAGAAGAGCCTGGACGACGCGACAGCGGCGGTGCACCGGGCCCTGACGTCGGCGGCCGACCCGCTGCGGCTCAGCAATCTGCCGGGCCCTTCCGAGATCGAGTCCATCCTCTACCGGTGGCGCGCCTCCCGCCGCGGCCGGGGGCGGGTGCCGAGGGCCTTCCACTGGGAGCCGGACGAGCGGGTGCCGGAGCGCCCGGACTTTCCTCGCGAGGCGGTGGCGGAGGCCCTGCGCGAGGAGGGCGCCGCACCGGCCGGCCGGGTCTTCAAGGGCACCGCGCACCTCAACTCCGTGGTCCTGGTGGACGGCGTCGACTTCCCCGTGGTGGTCCGCCGCAAGAGGGCCAACGTGAACCCGCGGGAGCCCCGCTATCTCAGCGAGCACGCCGTGCTGAGCGCCATCGAGGAGTCGCGGATCCAGGTGGCGGCCCCCAGAGCGCTCGCGCTGGGCCGGGACCACGAAGGGGAGCATTTCACCATCCACACCTACGTCGGTTCGCACGACATCGACGAGCCGCCCCAGCACCCGGTGCACGGGCTGCTGCCGCGCGAGGCGGACGGTCTCGTCGACCAGCTCTGCGAACTCAGCAAGGTGGACTACAAGCGGGTCGACCCGCTGGCCGGCGAGGGGGCGTTCCACTCCTGGCTGTGCGAGTCGCTCGTCACCCTGGTGCGCGACCTGCCGCCGGAACTGCGGCGGCTCGCCCGGGAGCTGGGCCTGCCCGAGGCCTCCCGCCTGAGCGAGATCCTCGCCCGGAACGAGGTGACCCGGCGGAAGCCGGCGCTGCTGCACGGGGACCTGAACCCGTGGAACCTCGTACGCCGCCACGACCGGCTGGCGCTGACGATCATCGACTGGGAGATGGCGCTGGTCGGCGACCCCCTGTACGACCTGGTCCGGCACATGCATCTCACCCGGACCCGGCCGGAGATCCGGGACCGCATGTTCCGCCGCTGGGAGAGCAGGCTGGACCCCGAGTACACCCGTGAGTGGCGCAGGGACTGGCGGGTCTACCGGTGGATCGAGATCGTGCGGTCGGCGTACGTGGATCTGGACCGCCTGGTGACCGGCGCGAGCCTGGACGCCCCGAACGTCCGCCGTGCGGTGGACTCGTACGCGATGACCCTGGAGGCGGCGACGGGTTCACTCGGGCTGCCGAAGGCCAACCCCCTGCTGGTGAGTGCCCTCGCGGGTCCCGGACGGCGGCGACGCCCGGGGACCGGCCCGTAG
- a CDS encoding GntR family transcriptional regulator, whose product MVVTQENVAVNGSRRLSPQEIADTLRDRIRSGDLKAGDRLPTQAELAEEFGVERGTVRQALRLLQDAGLLSNVSKGSPPRIAEPAVASSEPQPTMVGLAPRLTAAFSEPHVRIDAACLTAETLMLALSEPVRAIHEGRVRPESVDARILLPSRDINLAFPISVEGGGDDDPVHQRWLAMRNAQGQVLQHNLRALRTSHGIDVRVTFRALPFTPPVKLYLLNGREALIAYYMVTRRAEDDGSGPLDMYDVLGTESLLFSFEQEAGRRDAAFVEQSQMWFDALWETITTDLTLS is encoded by the coding sequence TTGGTCGTGACTCAGGAGAACGTGGCAGTGAACGGCAGCAGAAGGCTCTCGCCCCAGGAGATCGCCGACACCCTGCGGGACCGCATCCGCAGCGGCGACCTCAAGGCGGGCGACCGCCTGCCCACCCAGGCCGAGCTGGCCGAGGAGTTCGGCGTGGAGCGCGGCACCGTGCGCCAGGCGCTGCGCCTCCTGCAGGACGCCGGCCTCCTCAGCAACGTCAGCAAGGGCAGCCCGCCGCGCATCGCGGAGCCCGCCGTGGCGAGCAGCGAGCCCCAGCCCACGATGGTTGGCCTCGCGCCCCGCCTGACGGCGGCCTTCTCCGAGCCGCACGTCCGCATCGACGCCGCCTGCCTGACCGCCGAGACCCTGATGCTGGCCCTGAGCGAGCCCGTCCGCGCGATCCACGAGGGCCGCGTCCGCCCCGAGTCCGTCGACGCCCGCATCCTGCTGCCCTCCCGGGACATCAACCTCGCCTTCCCGATCTCGGTGGAGGGAGGCGGTGACGACGACCCGGTCCACCAGCGCTGGCTCGCGATGCGCAACGCCCAGGGGCAGGTGCTCCAGCACAACCTCCGCGCCCTGCGCACCTCGCACGGCATCGACGTCCGCGTCACCTTCCGGGCGCTGCCGTTCACGCCGCCGGTGAAGCTGTACCTGCTCAACGGCCGCGAGGCCCTGATCGCGTACTACATGGTCACCCGCCGCGCCGAGGACGACGGCAGCGGCCCCCTGGACATGTACGACGTCCTGGGCACCGAGTCCCTCCTGTTCTCGTTCGAGCAGGAAGCCGGCCGCCGGGACGCGGCCTTCGTGGAGCAATCGCAGATGTGGTTCGACGCACTCTGGGAAACCATCACGACGGACCTGACACTCTCCTAG
- a CDS encoding GNAT family N-acetyltransferase, with the protein MTRHDELPVRPITEAEFADWQRAMSVGFLQRPTLSEEQLDARRAQFVPGRLLGAFDGERCVATFRSFAQEVTAVGGAFVPADAVSNVTVSPTHRRRGLLSRMMTRDLAAAKERGDVVATLIAAEYPIYGRYGFGPATWAAEWTVDVPRTGLDRRWSGPQDGGRIDLVDAEDVRKLGPDLHERLRRAQPGAVSRNELWWRINTGAARVGSSWTEPYYALYRSATGEVEGLVSYESDDTWHGKQPQNTADVNWLIAVTPAAERALWHFLCSIDWITQVKSGWRAPDDLLPLFLPDPRAARLTMQADWLWVRLLDVVRALEARTYEGSGSLVLEVVDAGGLAGGRYRLEASEQGASCVPSTRSADLTLDVGDLAALWLGGESVVRLAALGRVREERAGAARSADALLRTSRRPWCPDLF; encoded by the coding sequence ATGACGCGCCACGACGAACTGCCCGTACGCCCGATCACCGAAGCCGAGTTCGCGGACTGGCAGCGGGCCATGAGTGTCGGGTTCCTGCAACGGCCCACGCTGAGCGAGGAACAGCTCGACGCACGACGGGCCCAGTTCGTGCCGGGGCGGCTGCTCGGGGCGTTCGACGGGGAGCGGTGCGTGGCCACGTTCCGTTCCTTCGCGCAGGAGGTCACGGCCGTGGGCGGCGCCTTCGTGCCCGCCGACGCCGTCTCCAACGTCACGGTCAGCCCCACGCACCGGCGCCGCGGCCTGCTCAGCCGCATGATGACCCGGGACCTGGCGGCGGCGAAGGAGCGCGGCGACGTCGTCGCGACGCTCATCGCCGCCGAGTACCCCATCTACGGCCGCTACGGCTTCGGCCCGGCCACCTGGGCCGCCGAGTGGACCGTCGACGTGCCGCGGACCGGCCTCGACCGCCGCTGGTCGGGGCCGCAGGACGGCGGGCGGATCGACCTGGTGGACGCCGAGGACGTCCGCAAGCTCGGCCCGGACCTGCACGAACGCCTGCGCCGGGCCCAGCCCGGCGCGGTCAGCCGCAACGAGCTGTGGTGGCGGATCAACACCGGCGCCGCACGCGTCGGCAGCTCCTGGACCGAGCCGTACTACGCCCTGTACCGCTCGGCCACGGGTGAGGTCGAGGGTCTGGTCTCCTACGAGTCCGACGACACGTGGCACGGCAAGCAGCCGCAGAACACGGCCGACGTTAACTGGCTGATAGCGGTGACGCCGGCCGCCGAGCGCGCCCTGTGGCACTTCCTGTGCTCGATCGACTGGATCACGCAGGTGAAGTCGGGCTGGCGGGCCCCGGACGACCTGCTGCCGCTGTTCCTGCCGGACCCGCGTGCCGCCCGGCTGACCATGCAGGCCGACTGGCTGTGGGTGCGGCTGCTGGACGTCGTACGGGCGCTGGAGGCGCGGACGTACGAGGGCTCGGGTTCGCTGGTGCTGGAGGTCGTGGACGCGGGAGGGCTCGCCGGCGGGCGGTACCGGCTGGAGGCGTCGGAGCAGGGCGCGTCCTGCGTGCCGAGCACGCGGAGCGCCGATCTCACGCTGGACGTCGGTGATCTCGCGGCGCTGTGGCTGGGCGGCGAGTCGGTGGTGCGGCTGGCGGCGCTGGGCCGGGTGCGGGAAGAACGAGCGGGCGCCGCCCGTTCGGCCGACGCCCTGCTGCGCACGTCCAGGCGGCCTTGGTGCCCGGACCTGTTCTGA
- a CDS encoding RsiG family protein has protein sequence MRTPSTGQPPGAVSLTHAGAGESLRPPVQRTDSPQLPPDPPAHDLTALNLAELRALRRDAQRDEADLSYVRRLLQGRIDILRAELARRGQESPVDTEAVEASVVARLPEILTDAPARHRSSARHVTLGTPHNEEYRRLAADMLAEVELSALDARTDLELTTAMGRLVRYEQQVSRRRQRLQRTADECSAEIARRYREGEAQVDDLLM, from the coding sequence ATGAGAACACCGAGTACCGGGCAGCCGCCTGGGGCTGTCTCGTTGACCCACGCGGGAGCCGGAGAGTCACTCCGGCCACCCGTGCAACGCACCGACAGCCCGCAGCTGCCGCCCGATCCGCCCGCGCACGATCTGACCGCGCTCAACCTGGCCGAATTGCGCGCCCTGCGCCGGGACGCCCAGCGCGACGAGGCCGATCTCAGCTACGTACGGCGGCTGCTCCAGGGGCGGATCGACATCCTGCGCGCGGAGCTGGCGCGCCGGGGGCAGGAGTCCCCGGTGGACACGGAGGCGGTGGAGGCGTCCGTCGTCGCCCGGCTGCCGGAGATCCTCACGGACGCCCCGGCCCGGCACCGTTCCTCCGCGCGCCACGTGACGCTGGGCACCCCGCACAACGAGGAGTACCGGCGGCTGGCCGCGGACATGCTGGCCGAGGTCGAGCTGTCCGCGCTGGACGCGCGCACCGACCTGGAACTGACCACCGCGATGGGGCGGCTCGTGCGCTACGAGCAGCAGGTGTCCCGGCGGCGGCAGCGGCTGCAGCGGACCGCCGACGAGTGCAGCGCGGAGATCGCGCGGCGGTACCGGGAGGGGGAGGCGCAGGTCGACGACCTGTTGATGTGA
- a CDS encoding nitroreductase/quinone reductase family protein yields the protein MSNDVVNDFNQQVIEEFRANRGRVGGYFEGARLILLTTTGARSGAEHTTPLAYLPDGADRILVIASAGGAPRHPAWYHNLLAHPQVTVESGAFTHQARAVVLEGEERDQAFARAVEADEGWAAYQQKAGRVIPVVALHQIAGNGPGHINAGSMGEALKVVHDAFRRELALIRQEMAKGTENGGALGVQLRVNCLTFCHGLHNHHTGEGLGLFPFLAERHPAAAPAIDRLREEHERIAALVEDLRTAIATEDVATARSEVERLTGELEAHLTYEEEQLLPLLDA from the coding sequence ATGTCCAACGACGTCGTCAACGACTTCAACCAGCAGGTCATCGAGGAGTTCCGCGCCAACCGGGGCCGCGTCGGCGGCTACTTCGAGGGCGCCCGGCTGATCCTGCTCACCACCACCGGCGCCCGCTCCGGCGCCGAGCACACCACCCCCCTCGCCTATCTGCCCGACGGCGCCGACCGCATCCTGGTCATCGCCTCCGCGGGCGGCGCCCCCAGGCACCCGGCCTGGTACCACAACCTGCTCGCCCATCCGCAGGTCACCGTGGAGAGCGGCGCGTTCACCCATCAGGCACGGGCCGTGGTGCTGGAGGGCGAGGAGCGCGACCAGGCCTTCGCGCGGGCCGTCGAGGCGGACGAGGGCTGGGCGGCGTACCAGCAGAAGGCGGGGCGGGTGATACCCGTGGTGGCGCTCCACCAGATCGCGGGCAACGGCCCTGGGCACATCAATGCCGGTTCCATGGGTGAAGCGCTCAAGGTCGTTCACGATGCCTTCCGGCGCGAACTCGCGCTCATCCGGCAGGAGATGGCCAAAGGCACGGAGAACGGCGGCGCGCTCGGCGTCCAGCTGCGCGTCAACTGCCTCACCTTCTGCCACGGACTGCACAACCACCACACCGGCGAGGGCCTCGGCCTGTTCCCGTTCCTCGCCGAGCGCCACCCCGCGGCCGCCCCCGCCATCGACCGCCTCCGCGAGGAGCACGAGCGCATCGCGGCCCTGGTCGAGGACCTGCGCACGGCGATCGCCACCGAGGACGTGGCCACCGCCCGCAGCGAGGTCGAGCGACTCACCGGGGAACTGGAGGCCCACCTGACCTACGAGGAGGAGCAACTGCTCCCCCTGCTCGACGCCTGA
- a CDS encoding winged helix-turn-helix domain-containing protein — translation MSVRRPRAGDGGGREFQRLSDELRARMTDGTYPLRSFLPSQRHLADEFGVSRDTVQRALRELADEGWIESKQGSGSRVVKTQRIQSSTARATRSRRGVTLEPLISEAFERPEVSLDVYTLTSETLDTHIRLQAERIRGGFIAPQHIALRMLLPSRTLPLPYPRVKDDTDDPLMRARLNAITEHHTASLRGVLADLATEGLVPDVDVRIRHAPLTPAFKLYLLNGTEALHGPYEVMQRQLELADGRKVVALDVLGLGATLTHHVKDADPDSPGSVFVASMQAWFDSVWDHLTEQG, via the coding sequence GTGAGCGTTCGGCGGCCCCGAGCGGGCGACGGCGGTGGCAGGGAGTTCCAGCGGCTCTCCGACGAGCTGCGGGCCCGGATGACGGACGGGACGTACCCCCTGCGCTCCTTCCTGCCCTCGCAGCGCCACCTCGCCGACGAGTTCGGCGTCTCGCGGGACACCGTCCAGCGAGCCCTGCGCGAACTGGCCGACGAGGGCTGGATCGAGTCCAAGCAGGGCAGCGGGTCGCGGGTCGTGAAGACCCAGCGCATACAGTCCTCGACGGCCAGGGCGACCAGGTCACGCCGGGGCGTCACCCTCGAACCGCTCATCAGCGAGGCCTTCGAGCGGCCGGAAGTGTCGCTGGACGTCTACACGTTGACGTCCGAGACCCTGGACACGCACATCCGGCTGCAGGCGGAGCGCATCCGCGGCGGCTTCATCGCCCCCCAGCACATCGCCCTGCGGATGCTCCTGCCCTCCAGGACGCTGCCGCTGCCCTATCCGCGCGTCAAGGACGACACCGACGACCCGCTGATGCGGGCCCGTCTGAACGCCATCACCGAGCACCACACCGCGTCGCTGCGGGGTGTGCTGGCGGATCTGGCGACGGAGGGCCTGGTGCCGGACGTCGACGTGCGGATCCGCCACGCACCGCTGACGCCGGCGTTCAAGCTCTACCTCCTCAACGGCACCGAGGCACTGCACGGCCCGTACGAGGTGATGCAACGTCAGCTGGAGCTGGCGGACGGCCGGAAGGTCGTCGCCCTGGACGTCCTGGGCCTCGGCGCCACGCTGACGCACCACGTCAAGGACGCGGATCCGGACTCGCCGGGATCGGTGTTCGTGGCCAGCATGCAGGCGTGGTTCGACTCGGTGTGGGACCACCTGACCGAGCAAGGCTGA
- a CDS encoding winged helix-turn-helix transcriptional regulator, translating into MTRGQAQDPNVCGVTAAIAVIDGKWKTSLLWLLESGPHRPGELRRKLPGLTEKVLTQALREMETDGLVHREVHDVLPLKTVYSLTVFGRELSEALAPLSDWGHRRLERLTATSSAS; encoded by the coding sequence ATGACGCGCGGGCAGGCCCAGGATCCGAACGTCTGCGGAGTGACCGCCGCCATCGCGGTGATCGACGGCAAGTGGAAGACGTCCCTCCTGTGGCTCCTCGAGTCGGGCCCGCACCGCCCCGGCGAACTGCGCCGGAAACTGCCGGGCCTCACCGAGAAGGTGCTGACCCAGGCGCTGCGCGAGATGGAGACGGACGGCCTCGTCCACCGTGAGGTGCACGACGTGCTGCCCCTGAAGACCGTCTACTCCCTGACCGTCTTCGGCCGCGAACTCTCCGAGGCACTGGCCCCCCTCTCCGACTGGGGCCACCGCCGTCTGGAGCGCCTCACCGCGACCTCGTCGGCCTCCTGA
- a CDS encoding NAD(P)-dependent oxidoreductase → MSTYDDQSAVTVLGLGPMGRALAGAFLDAGLRTTVWNRTPGRDAEPVARGALPAGSAEEAVAASGLVVICVVNYDASDAVLRQPAVADALAGRTLVNLTADTPARARDTAGWAAGHGIRYLDGAIMTPTTSIGTPEAVFLHSGPAEVYRAHKPALDALGGTHTHLGEDVGRAAAYDVALLDVFWTAMAGYAHALAVARAEGVTGRELAPFAQGIAAILPPLFEEFAGDADDGTYSGELNPITSAVSSMAHIVEASEAHGIEASVMRAVEGQARRVIALGHGTDGFIRVTDLLSRRRR, encoded by the coding sequence ATGTCCACGTACGACGACCAGTCTGCCGTCACCGTGCTCGGTCTGGGGCCGATGGGCCGGGCCCTGGCCGGCGCCTTTCTGGACGCCGGTCTGCGGACCACCGTCTGGAACCGCACCCCCGGCCGGGACGCCGAGCCGGTCGCCCGGGGAGCGCTGCCGGCCGGTTCGGCCGAGGAGGCGGTCGCGGCGAGCGGCCTCGTCGTGATCTGCGTGGTGAACTACGACGCCTCCGACGCGGTCCTCCGGCAGCCCGCGGTCGCGGACGCTCTCGCGGGCCGCACGCTCGTGAACCTCACCGCCGACACCCCGGCCCGGGCCCGCGACACCGCCGGCTGGGCGGCCGGGCACGGCATCCGCTACCTGGACGGCGCGATCATGACGCCGACCACCAGCATCGGCACGCCCGAGGCGGTGTTCCTGCACAGCGGCCCCGCGGAGGTGTACCGCGCGCACAAGCCCGCCCTGGACGCGCTCGGCGGCACGCACACGCACCTCGGTGAGGACGTCGGCAGGGCGGCGGCGTACGACGTCGCCCTGCTCGACGTCTTCTGGACGGCGATGGCGGGCTACGCGCACGCCCTGGCGGTCGCCCGCGCCGAGGGCGTCACGGGACGTGAACTGGCGCCCTTCGCGCAGGGCATCGCCGCGATCCTGCCGCCGCTGTTCGAGGAGTTCGCGGGCGACGCCGACGACGGCACCTACTCCGGCGAGCTCAACCCGATCACCTCGGCGGTCTCCTCCATGGCTCACATCGTCGAGGCCTCCGAGGCCCACGGCATCGAGGCGAGCGTGATGCGCGCGGTGGAGGGCCAGGCCCGCCGTGTCATCGCCCTCGGCCACGGAACGGACGGCTTCATCCGGGTCACGGACCTGCTGAGCCGCCGGCGCCGCTGA
- the dtd gene encoding D-aminoacyl-tRNA deacylase, with protein MRAVVQRVDGASVVVDGETVGEVTGEGLCVLVGVTHEDTKEKAAQLARKLWSLRMLPDEKSCSDIDAPLLVISQFTLYGDARKGRRPTWNAAAPGDVAEPLVDEVVAQLRALGATVATGRFGAQMRVSLTNDGPFTVLLEI; from the coding sequence ATGCGTGCAGTGGTGCAGAGGGTGGACGGCGCGAGCGTCGTCGTTGACGGCGAGACCGTCGGGGAGGTCACCGGCGAGGGGCTGTGCGTCCTGGTCGGCGTGACGCACGAGGACACCAAGGAGAAGGCGGCCCAGCTCGCCCGCAAGCTGTGGTCGCTGCGGATGCTGCCCGACGAGAAGTCGTGCAGCGACATCGACGCCCCGCTCCTCGTGATCAGCCAGTTCACCCTGTACGGCGACGCCCGCAAGGGCCGTCGCCCCACCTGGAACGCCGCCGCTCCCGGCGACGTGGCCGAGCCGCTGGTCGACGAGGTGGTCGCGCAGCTGCGCGCCCTGGGGGCGACGGTGGCGACGGGCCGGTTCGGCGCGCAGATGCGGGTCTCGCTGACGAACGACGGCCCGTTCACGGTCCTGCTGGAGATCTAG
- a CDS encoding HAD family hydrolase — translation MVRRTLGNHHDGPDTLLVTSDTTQTDQVTSAAPQTRDDTERVRALVARARVVLWDFDGPVCRLFAGHSAEGVASDLVEWLEGRGLHGLLTEQERQSLDPHAVLRAVDLRQRGSDLVAELEERLTKEELKAAPLAMPTAYADPLIRTWTAVGSRLAITTNNSPRVVREYLTSRGLLGCFAPHVYGRTRELRHLKPDPHCLNRALHALGAAPSAALMIGDTPSDLEAARRADVPFLGYARNRAKEKLLRDAGATDVVGSLETVLDAVRGQA, via the coding sequence GTGGTTCGACGCACTCTGGGAAACCATCACGACGGACCTGACACTCTCCTAGTGACTTCTGATACGACCCAGACTGATCAGGTGACATCGGCGGCCCCACAGACCCGCGACGACACCGAACGGGTGCGGGCCCTGGTCGCACGCGCACGCGTCGTCCTCTGGGACTTCGACGGCCCGGTCTGCCGGCTCTTCGCCGGCCACTCGGCGGAGGGCGTGGCGAGCGACCTCGTGGAGTGGCTGGAGGGCCGAGGGCTGCACGGGCTGCTGACGGAGCAGGAGCGCCAGTCCCTTGACCCGCATGCCGTTCTGCGCGCCGTCGACCTGCGCCAGCGCGGCAGTGACCTGGTGGCCGAGCTGGAGGAACGTCTCACCAAAGAGGAACTGAAGGCCGCACCCCTGGCGATGCCCACCGCGTACGCCGACCCGTTGATACGCACCTGGACGGCCGTGGGATCCCGGCTGGCGATCACCACCAACAACTCCCCCCGCGTGGTCCGCGAGTACCTGACGAGCCGCGGCCTGCTCGGCTGTTTCGCGCCGCACGTCTACGGCCGCACCCGGGAACTGCGGCACCTCAAGCCCGACCCGCACTGCCTCAACCGCGCCCTGCACGCGCTCGGCGCGGCTCCCTCGGCCGCGCTGATGATCGGCGACACACCCTCCGACCTGGAGGCCGCGCGGCGGGCCGACGTTCCGTTTCTCGGCTACGCGCGTAACAGGGCCAAGGAGAAACTGCTCCGCGACGCCGGCGCCACCGACGTCGTCGGCTCGCTGGAGACGGTGCTGGATGCGGTGCGGGGTCAGGCCTGA
- a CDS encoding winged helix-turn-helix domain-containing protein translates to MVVDREHVSVNGRKRPQPTQMSHHEVADELRARIRARILKPGQRMPTQAQLADEFGVDRGTVRHALRILHQEQLLTNVSKGSPATVAPDPDRALTGPAAPPQPTTVALAPRIAAAFAAPHVEIDALCLTSISLTLSIGEPLRRIHAGELKPAKVDVRVLLPSRDIDLAFPVAVDPADADRLHQRWLAMRNAQGQVLQHNLLALRSTHGIDVRVSFRALPFTPPVKLYLLNGSEALFAYYTLKRREEQIDQEQLQLYDAEGTRSILFAFEQGAGLRDAAFVEQSHLWFNALWETISSELVLTN, encoded by the coding sequence TTGGTTGTGGACCGGGAACACGTCTCCGTCAATGGGCGGAAGAGGCCACAGCCGACACAGATGTCACACCACGAGGTGGCCGACGAACTGCGCGCCCGGATCAGGGCCCGGATCCTGAAGCCGGGCCAGCGCATGCCCACGCAGGCCCAGCTCGCCGACGAGTTCGGCGTGGATCGGGGGACGGTCCGGCATGCCCTGCGCATCCTGCACCAGGAGCAGCTGCTCACCAACGTGTCCAAAGGGAGCCCGGCGACGGTGGCGCCCGATCCCGACCGGGCGCTGACCGGCCCGGCGGCCCCGCCGCAGCCCACCACCGTGGCCCTCGCCCCCCGGATAGCGGCCGCCTTCGCGGCGCCGCACGTGGAGATCGACGCCCTGTGCCTGACCTCGATATCGCTCACGCTCTCGATCGGCGAGCCGCTGCGCCGGATCCACGCGGGTGAGCTGAAACCGGCCAAGGTCGACGTGCGGGTCCTGCTGCCCAGCCGGGACATCGACCTCGCCTTCCCGGTGGCGGTGGACCCGGCGGACGCCGATCGGCTGCACCAGCGGTGGCTCGCGATGCGCAACGCCCAGGGGCAGGTGCTCCAGCACAACCTGCTGGCGCTGCGCTCCACGCACGGGATCGACGTCCGCGTCTCCTTCCGGGCGCTGCCGTTCACGCCACCGGTGAAGCTGTACCTGCTCAACGGCTCGGAGGCGCTGTTCGCGTACTACACGCTCAAGCGCCGTGAGGAGCAGATCGACCAGGAGCAGCTCCAGTTGTACGACGCCGAGGGCACCCGGTCGATCCTGTTCGCCTTCGAGCAGGGGGCCGGCCTGCGTGACGCGGCGTTCGTGGAGCAGTCGCACCTGTGGTTCAACGCACTGTGGGAGACGATCAGTTCGGAGTTGGTGCTCACGAACTGA